Proteins found in one Bremerella volcania genomic segment:
- a CDS encoding multiheme c-type cytochrome — MRHESGYFATFLSILTILLAGVFGCGPSSEVGMADSSSPQAPEKNRVDVGAAAPMPTGKTASVGSSEVAQTGAEMPLGPQGSGKSSVQPVAMPSEIAMKDDSEEEATEPKFSRRELFEGWDKPQLALFLTGQQHGYIEPCGCTGLDNQKGGLMRRQTFLNQLRNDRGWDVVALDVGNQVRRFGRQPEIKFQTTAEGLKKMGYEAVSFGPDDLRLSVDEVFAAVASEDPDNIKYISSNASLLGFTPKHRIVEAGGKKIGITGVLGAKEQQKISNSEVEMGDPMQELEASWNALKAENCDLYVLLSHASLEESRQYAKAFPGFQIVVTAGGAGEPTLQPEVVEGTNSQMIQVGTKGMYVGVVGLFNDPQNPIRYERVALDARFKDSEEMLRLLASYQKQLETLGLDGLGIRPQPHSSGYSYVGSESCADCHSEAYEVWENSKHSHATDTLVHPPERYEVPRHFDPECLACHVTGWNPELYLPYRSGYLGLETTPNMKSVGCENCHGPGSHHVASQNGEGGFTDEQTALFVDQMKLPLESARDTCLKCHDLDNSPDFHVKGAFEKYWEEIKH, encoded by the coding sequence ATGCGTCACGAATCGGGTTACTTCGCCACCTTCCTCTCCATCTTGACCATCTTGCTCGCAGGCGTTTTCGGCTGCGGTCCATCTTCGGAAGTCGGGATGGCTGATTCCTCTTCCCCGCAAGCGCCTGAGAAAAACCGTGTCGACGTGGGGGCCGCCGCGCCCATGCCTACCGGCAAAACGGCATCGGTTGGATCTTCCGAGGTTGCGCAAACCGGCGCTGAAATGCCGCTTGGCCCGCAAGGATCCGGCAAGTCGAGCGTCCAGCCAGTCGCAATGCCCTCAGAAATCGCGATGAAGGATGATTCCGAAGAGGAAGCAACGGAGCCCAAATTTTCGCGACGCGAACTGTTCGAGGGTTGGGACAAGCCGCAACTCGCGCTGTTTCTCACCGGACAGCAGCACGGATACATCGAACCGTGTGGATGCACCGGTCTCGACAATCAAAAAGGGGGACTGATGCGGCGTCAGACCTTCTTGAATCAGTTGCGCAACGATCGCGGCTGGGATGTGGTTGCGTTGGATGTCGGTAACCAAGTCCGCCGCTTCGGGCGTCAGCCAGAGATCAAGTTCCAGACCACGGCCGAAGGTTTGAAGAAAATGGGCTACGAGGCGGTCAGCTTCGGTCCCGATGACCTGCGCCTGTCCGTCGACGAGGTCTTTGCCGCCGTCGCTTCGGAAGACCCTGACAACATCAAGTACATCTCCAGCAATGCCAGCCTGTTGGGCTTCACCCCCAAGCATCGAATTGTGGAAGCTGGCGGCAAGAAGATCGGCATCACAGGCGTTCTCGGCGCGAAGGAACAGCAGAAGATCTCGAACTCGGAAGTCGAGATGGGGGATCCGATGCAAGAGCTGGAAGCCAGCTGGAATGCCTTGAAAGCGGAGAACTGCGATCTGTACGTGCTTCTTTCCCATGCCTCGCTTGAGGAAAGCCGACAATACGCCAAGGCGTTTCCCGGGTTCCAGATTGTGGTCACCGCCGGCGGGGCAGGCGAGCCTACGCTTCAGCCGGAGGTCGTTGAGGGTACCAACAGCCAGATGATTCAAGTCGGCACCAAAGGCATGTACGTCGGTGTGGTTGGCCTGTTCAACGATCCGCAAAACCCGATTCGTTACGAACGCGTTGCCTTGGATGCTCGCTTCAAGGACTCGGAAGAGATGCTCCGTCTCTTGGCGAGCTACCAGAAGCAGTTGGAAACGCTCGGTCTCGACGGGCTCGGCATTCGCCCTCAGCCGCATAGTAGCGGCTATTCCTACGTCGGTTCCGAGTCGTGTGCCGATTGCCATTCGGAAGCCTACGAAGTCTGGGAGAACTCCAAGCATAGCCACGCGACCGATACTTTGGTCCATCCGCCAGAACGCTATGAGGTTCCACGGCACTTCGATCCCGAGTGCCTGGCATGCCACGTGACCGGTTGGAACCCCGAACTTTATCTGCCGTACCGCTCTGGCTATCTGGGTCTGGAAACGACTCCCAACATGAAGAGCGTCGGCTGCGAGAACTGCCACGGGCCAGGCTCGCATCACGTTGCCTCTCAGAACGGGGAAGGGGGCTTCACCGACGAGCAGACCGCCCTGTTCGTCGATCAGATGAAGCTGCCGCTGGAATCGGCCCGCGATACGTGTCTGAAATGCCACGACCTGGACAACAGCCCCGACTTCCATGTGAAAGGGGCCTTCGAGAAGTACTGGGAAGAGATCAAGCACTAA
- a CDS encoding O-antigen ligase family protein translates to MAAKHKKDRRPTNEPSGSSLLPNLVGTGIAFLAVATPLVSSEGSPERGAELWLAVAWCLLLVLWGATALMKPKLEIRWSWTETCLAGFLVWLAISTWFVAGEGNLRAAFNSYWDYAHLLIAYFLIRQWVVNDWQRHAMLSAMICLAVFVSSFAVYQYLVEMPAQRAAYAANSEQILIENGIDPTPGNPIRSLFENRLNSTEPTATFTLTNSLAGFLVPWILLSIGWLKNSLTGETNWKRVGGLALAIALLGICLLLTKSRTAWLATLFGLTLLGLYGTSIGRRVSWVIPAAGLTIFLGLFMLGFVTGVLDVEVLSEAPKSVLYRLQYWQGAAAIIANHPIFGCGLANFQGYYPEFMLPMASETVADPHNFIFEVWATAGTPALLLLVSAMVFWTLRVARDPQPSDETTEPANQDDASSAYPLWLGAGLALVFAPLLQMIMQEVPPDFTPLLIGIIPTGLVAWVLWGRPITQNLRLWLCIAVAALVINLLAAGGISFPSVAGSLYLLAAIASPARPSFIVEDMSKKLAPLGVGAIGLMVVTLWGIQPSQARRTQMSLSTLAARRSDWQAMEQHARLATAADTWSKEGPSALANVYFQGWVNNADASLEARQPLLDSFDDALAETFQRAGHSFPLHSSAGQWLLDIYRQSDDPDHLLAAIDHDREAVRLFPNRAIHHAQLAWTLHLAGLKEESMTHADEALRLDKLNPHAERALDQLKIHDPGPWKTIENQKPGPDPKLSAKQVVENLRTMGR, encoded by the coding sequence ATGGCAGCCAAGCACAAGAAAGACCGACGTCCGACCAACGAGCCCTCTGGCAGTTCGCTGCTGCCGAATCTCGTGGGGACAGGCATCGCGTTTCTAGCCGTCGCCACGCCGCTTGTTTCCAGCGAAGGCTCTCCCGAACGTGGCGCGGAACTGTGGCTGGCCGTCGCCTGGTGCCTGCTTCTGGTGCTCTGGGGCGCTACGGCACTAATGAAGCCTAAACTGGAGATCCGCTGGAGTTGGACCGAAACGTGCCTGGCAGGGTTCCTCGTCTGGCTCGCCATTTCGACCTGGTTTGTCGCCGGTGAAGGGAACCTCCGGGCAGCGTTCAACAGCTATTGGGACTACGCTCATCTACTGATTGCGTACTTCCTGATCCGACAATGGGTCGTCAACGACTGGCAGCGACATGCGATGCTTTCCGCCATGATCTGCCTGGCTGTGTTTGTTTCGTCGTTCGCGGTATACCAATACCTGGTCGAGATGCCGGCGCAGCGTGCTGCTTACGCGGCCAATTCCGAGCAGATCCTCATTGAAAACGGCATCGATCCAACCCCCGGCAATCCCATTCGATCGCTGTTTGAGAATCGTCTGAACAGCACCGAACCGACGGCCACGTTCACCCTGACCAATTCATTGGCGGGCTTTCTGGTGCCGTGGATCTTGCTTTCGATCGGTTGGCTGAAGAACTCTCTGACAGGCGAAACCAACTGGAAGCGTGTGGGCGGATTGGCGCTCGCGATCGCGCTGCTGGGGATATGTCTCCTGCTTACCAAGAGTCGTACCGCATGGCTGGCGACTCTGTTCGGACTGACCTTGCTGGGGCTTTACGGAACGTCGATCGGACGACGTGTCTCTTGGGTGATTCCAGCCGCCGGGCTAACCATCTTTCTGGGACTGTTCATGCTGGGCTTTGTTACCGGCGTGCTCGACGTCGAGGTCTTGAGCGAAGCCCCCAAGTCGGTACTGTATCGACTTCAGTATTGGCAAGGAGCCGCGGCGATCATCGCCAATCATCCGATCTTTGGTTGCGGTCTCGCCAATTTCCAAGGGTACTACCCCGAGTTCATGCTGCCGATGGCCAGCGAAACGGTTGCCGACCCGCACAACTTTATCTTTGAAGTCTGGGCCACGGCCGGTACGCCCGCGTTACTGTTGCTGGTTTCGGCGATGGTGTTTTGGACGCTGCGAGTCGCCCGCGATCCTCAGCCAAGCGATGAGACCACAGAGCCAGCTAACCAAGACGATGCGTCATCCGCCTACCCACTGTGGCTTGGTGCTGGACTGGCACTGGTTTTTGCTCCGCTGCTGCAGATGATCATGCAGGAAGTTCCGCCCGACTTCACGCCGCTATTGATCGGTATCATCCCTACTGGTTTGGTCGCGTGGGTGCTGTGGGGCAGGCCCATCACGCAGAATCTGCGTTTGTGGCTTTGCATTGCGGTGGCCGCATTGGTCATCAACTTGTTGGCTGCCGGCGGGATCAGCTTCCCGAGCGTCGCTGGATCCCTTTATTTGCTCGCGGCCATCGCTTCGCCGGCACGACCGAGCTTCATCGTCGAAGACATGTCCAAGAAGCTCGCTCCCCTGGGCGTCGGGGCAATCGGACTGATGGTGGTGACGCTCTGGGGCATTCAACCTTCGCAAGCGCGACGCACGCAGATGAGCCTGTCGACGCTGGCCGCACGCCGCAGTGATTGGCAGGCCATGGAGCAGCACGCCAGGTTGGCAACCGCAGCCGACACCTGGAGCAAAGAAGGACCCTCCGCATTGGCCAACGTCTACTTTCAAGGCTGGGTGAATAACGCGGATGCCAGCCTCGAAGCCCGGCAGCCACTGCTGGATAGCTTTGACGATGCCCTGGCGGAAACGTTCCAACGCGCGGGGCACTCGTTTCCACTCCATAGTTCGGCGGGCCAATGGCTGCTGGACATCTATCGACAGTCGGACGATCCCGATCACTTACTCGCCGCGATCGACCATGACCGCGAGGCGGTCCGTCTTTTCCCCAATCGAGCGATTCACCATGCCCAGTTGGCCTGGACCCTTCATTTGGCGGGTTTGAAAGAAGAAAGCATGACCCATGCTGACGAGGCGCTGCGGCTAGACAAGCTGAATCCCCATGCCGAGCGGGCCCTCGACCAGCTGAAAATCCACGATCCTGGCCCCTGGAAGACGATCGAGAACCAGAAGCCGGGGCCAGACCCGAAACTTTCTGCCAAACAAGTCGTTGAGAATTTGCGTACAATGGGAAGATAG
- a CDS encoding porin, with translation MKMDWKAAMLAAAMMVGGSTVASAQEAGIYDASQVSYNAIASDCGCATDVACGCDAAPACGSDCGCYSDCCCGGMDWFGCCEHGDAWTLFGENDCGVTIGGWVSAGYYGNFRGVNTNNGNAPVAFRQISNAPTVNQVWLYAEKAADAETYCFDLGYRVDAMWGADGPDTQAFGYGDRYRWDNQWNSATTNAGEALYGSAIPQAYLTAAWGDWEVKVGHFYTIIGYEVVTAPDNFFYSYAYTMNYGEPFTHGGILATYSGVEDTTLWGGYVQGWDTAFDNWEAQATFLGGISRDLSDSTTFTWAVNAGDWGKTNGGNIYMNSFVLTHDLGCGYSYVFQHDLGVQTNIPGEAAYWYGVNQYFFKEINDCWSAGIRAEWFCDEDGARVGNGSGSYYATTIGLNWKPNANVIVRPEARFEKFDGIYGNGATPYAEGTHDDCVFYGIDAIFTF, from the coding sequence ATGAAAATGGATTGGAAGGCCGCCATGTTGGCAGCCGCAATGATGGTCGGCGGTTCGACCGTCGCTTCGGCTCAGGAAGCTGGTATTTATGATGCCAGCCAAGTGAGCTACAACGCAATCGCTTCCGATTGCGGTTGTGCGACGGACGTAGCCTGTGGCTGCGATGCCGCTCCGGCCTGTGGTTCGGATTGTGGCTGCTACAGCGATTGCTGCTGTGGTGGCATGGACTGGTTCGGTTGCTGCGAACACGGCGACGCTTGGACCCTGTTTGGCGAAAACGACTGCGGTGTCACCATCGGCGGTTGGGTTTCGGCTGGTTACTATGGCAACTTCCGTGGTGTGAACACCAACAACGGAAATGCCCCGGTTGCCTTCCGTCAAATCTCCAACGCTCCGACCGTGAACCAAGTTTGGTTGTACGCTGAAAAGGCCGCTGACGCTGAAACCTACTGCTTCGACCTCGGTTACCGAGTTGACGCTATGTGGGGTGCTGACGGTCCAGACACGCAAGCTTTCGGATACGGCGACCGTTATCGCTGGGACAACCAGTGGAACTCGGCTACGACCAACGCTGGCGAAGCCCTCTACGGTTCGGCCATTCCACAAGCTTACCTGACCGCTGCTTGGGGCGACTGGGAAGTTAAGGTCGGTCACTTCTACACCATCATTGGTTACGAAGTCGTTACCGCTCCGGACAACTTCTTCTACAGCTACGCTTACACGATGAACTACGGCGAGCCGTTCACCCACGGCGGTATCCTCGCTACCTACAGCGGTGTTGAAGACACCACGCTGTGGGGCGGTTACGTTCAAGGTTGGGACACGGCTTTCGACAACTGGGAAGCTCAAGCGACGTTCCTCGGTGGTATCAGCCGCGACCTGTCCGACAGCACCACCTTCACTTGGGCCGTCAACGCCGGTGACTGGGGTAAGACCAACGGTGGTAACATCTACATGAACAGCTTCGTGCTGACTCATGACCTCGGATGTGGCTACAGCTACGTCTTCCAGCACGACTTGGGCGTTCAGACGAACATCCCTGGCGAAGCTGCTTACTGGTACGGTGTTAACCAGTACTTCTTCAAGGAAATCAACGACTGCTGGTCGGCTGGTATCCGTGCTGAATGGTTCTGTGACGAAGACGGTGCTCGCGTCGGTAACGGCTCGGGTAGCTACTACGCCACCACCATCGGCCTGAACTGGAAGCCAAACGCCAACGTCATCGTTCGCCCAGAAGCTCGCTTCGAGAAGTTCGACGGCATCTACGGCAACGGTGCCACGCCATACGCCGAAGGCACGCATGACGACTGTGTGTTCTACGGCATCGACGCTATCTTCACCTTCTAA
- a CDS encoding DUF4416 family protein yields the protein MGDIQEPRKILPIVAAFSRYGEALEWGKTQAEAAWGEIALVSEPFLLTETTYYDQEMGPGQSKQFWAFSELRSPGDLPDWKRTSNRWEETYAQTGLWPEERPLNLDPGYISEAKLILATTKDRDHRIYLRDGIYAEVTLHFRHKAWTSWPWTYPDYQRPEYHEFFDRCRAYLRQRMTA from the coding sequence GTGGGAGATATCCAAGAGCCGAGAAAGATCTTGCCCATCGTCGCCGCGTTTAGTCGCTACGGGGAAGCACTCGAGTGGGGCAAGACGCAGGCGGAAGCCGCTTGGGGCGAGATTGCCCTAGTCAGCGAACCCTTCCTACTGACCGAAACCACTTACTACGACCAGGAAATGGGGCCCGGCCAATCCAAGCAGTTCTGGGCGTTTTCCGAGCTTCGCTCGCCTGGCGATCTCCCCGATTGGAAACGAACTTCCAACCGCTGGGAAGAAACCTATGCCCAGACAGGCCTGTGGCCGGAAGAGCGGCCGTTGAATCTTGACCCAGGGTACATCTCCGAGGCCAAGCTGATCCTGGCAACCACCAAGGATCGTGACCACCGCATTTATTTGCGGGACGGGATCTACGCCGAGGTCACGCTTCACTTTCGCCACAAAGCATGGACCTCGTGGCCCTGGACCTATCCTGACTACCAGCGGCCGGAATATCACGAGTTTTTCGATCGCTGCCGGGCCTATCTGCGTCAGCGGATGACCGCTTAG
- a CDS encoding DUF1559 family PulG-like putative transporter produces MNSYVSRATKVRRGFTLVELLVVIAIIGILVGLTLPAVQMAREAGRRAECQNNLKQIGLALINFSTDKQLLPEAVDANGYSWIAKILPQLEQNNLAESFNMNVPDVPPANRTALSTQLEMLKCPSDPENDNLTPVDGIGITNYAGAEGFISAVSNQQFNRNETDAVTGSLTRPAFFATSSNPDYLGKKVDLGGIFRPAYPTNLAKVTDGLSNTVMVAEVTAAGFTGGVDTQTDSGESAFITSGRARAALVGRYPTSSQLPSSHSGLTDASGYRPDGTNAPATSLFAPVFISQQAINSNSQSACTPHNVEQCVFGDGSVHAITLTIDRDVWIQLTAMADGTVINGSY; encoded by the coding sequence ATGAACAGTTATGTCTCTCGCGCGACGAAAGTACGTCGCGGTTTCACGCTCGTGGAGCTCCTCGTCGTTATCGCGATCATCGGGATTTTGGTTGGTTTGACCCTGCCAGCGGTTCAGATGGCTCGTGAGGCCGGTCGACGTGCTGAGTGTCAGAATAATTTGAAACAGATCGGTTTGGCCCTGATCAACTTCTCGACGGACAAGCAGCTTCTGCCGGAAGCCGTGGATGCCAATGGCTATTCATGGATCGCGAAGATCTTGCCGCAGTTGGAACAAAACAACCTGGCCGAGAGCTTCAACATGAATGTTCCAGACGTTCCGCCTGCGAACCGAACCGCTTTGTCGACGCAGTTGGAAATGTTGAAGTGCCCTTCTGATCCTGAAAACGACAACCTGACGCCTGTGGACGGCATTGGCATCACCAACTACGCCGGGGCGGAAGGGTTTATTTCCGCGGTATCGAATCAGCAATTCAACCGAAATGAGACCGACGCCGTCACAGGCTCGCTCACGCGGCCGGCATTCTTTGCGACCTCAAGCAATCCAGACTACCTCGGCAAAAAGGTCGACTTGGGTGGCATTTTCCGACCGGCTTACCCAACCAACTTGGCGAAGGTAACCGACGGCCTATCCAACACCGTCATGGTGGCGGAAGTGACCGCGGCTGGGTTCACCGGTGGCGTGGATACCCAAACCGATTCCGGCGAGTCGGCGTTTATTACCTCGGGCCGAGCAAGAGCCGCACTGGTGGGACGTTATCCGACGTCATCGCAGTTGCCATCTTCTCACTCGGGACTTACGGACGCTTCAGGATACAGGCCTGACGGTACCAACGCACCGGCGACCTCGCTATTCGCTCCTGTCTTCATTTCGCAACAGGCGATCAACTCGAATTCGCAGTCGGCTTGCACGCCTCACAACGTCGAGCAGTGCGTCTTCGGCGACGGTTCGGTTCATGCCATTACGCTGACCATCGACCGCGACGTCTGGATCCAACTGACGGCCATGGCCGACGGCACCGTGATCAACGGTTCGTATTAA
- a CDS encoding DUF1573 domain-containing protein, producing MKPIALLLVCLLIGSAAGYGIAYRDATLPNHFGPITDPDQAWKSIPISEDAPQAVVVGGPVFLFGRMELNSVGKHTFVVKNEGKGVLELTMEGTTCKCTMADLKEGDTLRVAPGESTDIKLEWRPKSYSEDFAQTARIATNDPRNSMLELRISGSVVQAIVLDPAEVRFTNLAAGETRKAGTKVLSFKEEAFEIQDLNVTGDQSKLLTATQRPLTEEELKQSNGALAGYMLEVEVQPGLPLGTNRHTIVAHTTSEFAPELEIPVTSFIVGDISVIAVKKYDRDKSVLYLNKLKKAEGASTKLFLIVKGPHRNDVNVKVEETFPEFMKVEIGEPESINNGSVRKIPLSIDIPAGVPEGNYLGPERKDLGKIALSVEGHPEIKEVNIGVYFSVE from the coding sequence ATGAAACCCATTGCCCTATTGCTTGTCTGTCTGCTCATTGGCTCTGCGGCCGGTTATGGCATCGCCTACCGTGACGCGACCCTTCCCAATCACTTCGGTCCCATTACCGATCCGGATCAAGCCTGGAAATCGATTCCGATTTCGGAAGATGCGCCCCAAGCCGTCGTCGTGGGGGGGCCGGTCTTTCTGTTTGGTCGCATGGAACTGAACTCGGTGGGCAAACACACGTTCGTTGTGAAAAACGAAGGGAAAGGGGTACTCGAGTTGACCATGGAAGGCACCACCTGCAAGTGCACCATGGCCGACCTGAAAGAGGGTGACACGCTACGGGTCGCTCCTGGTGAGTCGACCGACATCAAGTTGGAATGGCGTCCCAAGAGCTATTCCGAAGACTTCGCCCAGACAGCCCGCATCGCGACGAATGACCCGCGCAACTCGATGCTCGAATTGCGCATCAGCGGCAGCGTGGTCCAGGCCATCGTCCTTGACCCCGCCGAAGTCCGGTTCACCAACCTGGCCGCCGGCGAAACCCGCAAGGCAGGAACCAAGGTGCTGAGCTTTAAGGAGGAAGCGTTCGAAATCCAAGACCTCAACGTAACCGGCGACCAGTCGAAGCTGCTCACGGCCACCCAGCGTCCCCTCACCGAAGAAGAACTGAAGCAGTCCAACGGCGCACTAGCTGGGTACATGTTGGAAGTCGAAGTGCAACCAGGGCTGCCGCTGGGTACCAATCGTCATACGATCGTCGCCCATACCACAAGCGAATTTGCTCCGGAACTCGAGATTCCCGTCACCAGTTTCATCGTCGGCGACATCTCGGTCATCGCCGTGAAGAAGTACGATCGTGACAAGTCGGTTCTCTATCTGAACAAGTTGAAGAAAGCGGAAGGAGCTTCCACCAAGCTGTTCCTGATCGTCAAAGGGCCTCATCGTAACGACGTCAATGTGAAAGTCGAGGAAACGTTTCCTGAGTTCATGAAGGTCGAGATAGGCGAGCCTGAGTCGATCAACAACGGAAGTGTCCGCAAGATTCCTCTTTCGATCGATATTCCTGCTGGCGTTCCGGAAGGGAATTATCTTGGTCCAGAACGTAAGGATTTAGGGAAAATCGCTCTATCTGTGGAAGGACACCCTGAGATCAAAGAGGTCAATATTGGTGTTTATTTCTCCGTCGAGTAG
- the proS gene encoding proline--tRNA ligase: MAKAPKNAISPTREADYPEWYQQVIKAADLAEVSPVRGCMVIKPWGWGIWENMQKVLDGMFKDTGHENAYFPLFIPMSFLEKEAEHVEGFAKECAVVTHHRLEPGPDGGLVPAGKLDEPLIVRPTSETIIGAMYAKWVQSYRDLPILINQWANVVRWELRTRMFLRTAEFLWQEGHTAHATKEEALFETRQMLDVYADFAENYMAMPVIKGEKPSWERFPGADMTVSIEAMMQDRKALQAGTSHFLGQNFSKAQEIKFQSAEGTEEFAWTTSWGVSTRLVGGLIMTHSDDDGLVVPPRLAPKHVVILPIYRSDEEKAAVLAFCDDLEAKLKAQSYDGAPVRVIMDDRDLRGGEKTWYHIKRGVPIRVEVGPRDVASGSVFVGRRDQTPKDKQGIPVDQFVSEVAATLTEIQNGLFEKAKKLREDNSRKIDSLEELKKWFTPKSDDKPEIHGGFAHVHCADVKEVEEELKKLKLTARCIPVDGDEEPGKCLFTGQEVSRRMVIAKAY; encoded by the coding sequence ATGGCCAAGGCGCCCAAGAACGCAATCAGCCCGACTCGCGAAGCGGACTATCCCGAGTGGTATCAACAGGTGATCAAGGCCGCTGATCTGGCCGAGGTATCCCCCGTGCGGGGATGCATGGTGATCAAACCATGGGGGTGGGGCATCTGGGAAAACATGCAAAAAGTTCTCGACGGCATGTTCAAGGATACGGGCCACGAGAACGCTTATTTTCCCCTCTTTATCCCCATGAGTTTCCTGGAGAAAGAGGCCGAGCACGTCGAAGGCTTCGCCAAGGAGTGTGCGGTCGTCACGCACCATCGCCTGGAACCTGGCCCCGATGGAGGGCTGGTTCCCGCCGGCAAGCTGGACGAGCCATTGATCGTCCGTCCCACCAGTGAAACGATCATTGGCGCGATGTACGCCAAGTGGGTTCAGTCGTACCGCGATCTGCCGATTCTGATCAACCAGTGGGCCAACGTCGTTCGCTGGGAACTGCGTACGCGCATGTTTCTGCGCACGGCCGAATTCCTGTGGCAGGAAGGGCACACGGCTCATGCCACCAAGGAAGAAGCCCTGTTTGAAACGCGCCAGATGCTCGACGTCTACGCCGATTTTGCTGAAAACTACATGGCCATGCCGGTCATCAAAGGAGAGAAGCCCTCGTGGGAACGCTTCCCTGGCGCCGACATGACCGTCAGCATCGAGGCCATGATGCAGGACCGCAAGGCGCTGCAAGCCGGCACGTCCCACTTCCTGGGACAGAACTTCTCGAAAGCCCAGGAAATCAAGTTCCAGTCGGCCGAAGGAACCGAGGAATTCGCCTGGACGACGTCGTGGGGCGTTTCTACCCGGTTGGTCGGCGGTCTGATCATGACCCACAGCGACGACGACGGTCTGGTGGTTCCCCCACGCTTGGCACCCAAGCACGTCGTGATTCTGCCCATCTATCGTAGCGACGAAGAGAAAGCCGCGGTTCTCGCGTTTTGCGATGACCTGGAAGCCAAACTCAAAGCGCAGTCGTACGACGGCGCACCCGTTCGCGTGATAATGGACGATCGTGACCTGCGAGGCGGGGAAAAGACCTGGTATCACATCAAGCGTGGCGTGCCGATTCGCGTTGAAGTCGGACCGCGCGACGTGGCCTCCGGCAGCGTTTTCGTCGGTCGCCGAGATCAAACCCCAAAAGACAAGCAAGGGATCCCCGTCGATCAGTTCGTGTCGGAGGTTGCCGCCACTCTGACCGAGATTCAGAACGGCTTATTCGAGAAAGCAAAGAAGCTACGCGAGGACAACTCGCGGAAGATCGACTCGCTCGAAGAACTCAAGAAGTGGTTCACCCCTAAAAGCGATGACAAGCCAGAGATCCATGGTGGCTTCGCGCACGTCCACTGTGCGGACGTGAAGGAAGTCGAGGAGGAACTCAAGAAGCTGAAGTTAACCGCTCGTTGCATTCCGGTAGACGGCGACGAGGAACCAGGCAAGTGCCTGTTCACCGGCCAGGAAGTATCCCGGCGGATGGTCATCGCCAAGGCCTATTAA
- a CDS encoding MraY family glycosyltransferase, with amino-acid sequence MTWSPGIAFAFIVAAILPGLILSLITTFLVRRWAPKLGLVDLPSERKVHVVPTPLGGGIGIWVGLIVPFAIAQALVWYASNHPDMTFSSSLLQRGWDFAQPHLAGYQEKAIHLWTLLTLATVLFTVGLLDDLTGLGWKIRLAVQFAVAAIVVWFLDWKLSFFVDIPGIPEIVTLFWIVALINSFNMLDNMDGLSAGIAGIGSFMLASVLLLAPDPTTAGPQLFVGGFLLVLTGSILGFLYHNRPPAKIFMGDAGSYLIGFCMAVMTILATFGSYENNRQHAILAPLCILAVPLYDLITVLYIRLREGRSPFQADKCHFSHRLVEMGFSKTSAVLVIYLLTMTCGLGALLLHMVDLIGAIFVLLLVFCVLCLIALIEKAARRKERNRSE; translated from the coding sequence GTGACCTGGAGCCCTGGCATTGCCTTTGCATTTATCGTCGCGGCGATACTGCCGGGGTTGATTCTGTCGCTCATCACGACGTTTCTGGTACGCCGCTGGGCTCCGAAGCTGGGCCTGGTCGATCTACCCAGTGAGCGAAAAGTACACGTGGTTCCCACGCCACTTGGGGGCGGTATTGGAATCTGGGTTGGGCTGATCGTACCCTTCGCCATCGCCCAGGCACTGGTGTGGTACGCGTCGAACCATCCCGACATGACTTTCAGTTCCAGTCTGCTTCAGCGTGGCTGGGATTTCGCACAGCCCCATTTGGCTGGATATCAGGAAAAAGCGATCCATCTTTGGACGTTACTGACCCTGGCCACGGTTTTATTTACCGTTGGCCTGTTGGACGATCTGACAGGCCTGGGCTGGAAGATTCGTCTTGCCGTGCAGTTTGCCGTGGCCGCGATCGTCGTTTGGTTTCTCGATTGGAAACTCAGTTTTTTCGTCGACATTCCCGGGATACCAGAAATCGTCACGCTGTTCTGGATCGTGGCGTTGATCAATTCGTTCAATATGCTCGACAACATGGATGGGCTTTCGGCGGGAATCGCTGGAATTGGTTCGTTCATGTTGGCTTCGGTGTTGTTGTTAGCCCCCGACCCAACCACCGCTGGCCCTCAGCTTTTCGTGGGGGGCTTTCTGCTGGTGCTTACCGGTTCGATCCTTGGTTTTCTCTATCACAATCGCCCCCCAGCAAAGATCTTCATGGGAGATGCCGGCAGTTACCTGATCGGTTTTTGCATGGCCGTGATGACCATCCTGGCGACGTTCGGAAGCTATGAAAACAATCGCCAGCATGCCATCCTCGCTCCGCTGTGCATTTTGGCGGTGCCGCTATACGACTTGATCACGGTGCTTTACATCCGTCTTCGCGAAGGACGCAGCCCTTTTCAGGCCGACAAGTGCCACTTTTCACATCGCCTGGTCGAGATGGGCTTCAGCAAAACGAGCGCCGTGCTGGTGATCTACCTGCTGACGATGACATGCGGGCTGGGCGCGTTGCTGCTGCATATGGTCGATCTGATTGGGGCCATTTTCGTTTTACTTTTGGTATTTTGTGTTCTGTGTCTGATCGCCTTGATCGAAAAGGCGGCCCGTCGCAAAGAACGGAATCGAAGCGAATAG